A single window of Anopheles moucheti chromosome 2, idAnoMoucSN_F20_07, whole genome shotgun sequence DNA harbors:
- the LOC128298161 gene encoding keratin-associated protein 19-2-like, protein MKSFIALFVVLAIAAVHGAEESKVTEKRGIYGGLGYGYNGYPGLAGQGYYGGIGGLGYGHGLGYGSHLGYYGSYPGYYGSHSGYLGGYSGYSGYPYGLGYGLH, encoded by the exons ATGAAGTCCTTC ATTGCTCTGTTCGTCGTCCTGGCCATCGCTGCCGTCCATGGTGCCGAGGAGTCGAAGGTGACCGAGAAGCGCGGAATCTACGGTGGTCTCGGCTACGGCTACAACGGCTATCCTGGTCTGGCCGGTCAAGGTTACTACGGAGGTATTGGCGGACTGGGATACGGTCACGGACTCGGCTACGGATCGCACCTCGGCTACTACGGATCGTACCCAGGATACTACGGTTCCCACTCCGGATACCTCGGTGGCTACTCTGGCTACTCTGGCTACCCGTACGGTCTGGGCTACGGACTCCACTAA
- the LOC128298751 gene encoding uncharacterized protein LOC128298751: protein MTRRLMLVLLLVALVALDPTSALQKKKKRGIYHGLHGFALAGHGVVPLHGVPSLHKGYHPSPYARFPGLHKGSLGGVLPPGYALFPGGASVASYQRNFPRYPTLYGAGLYPGFGVAPVKPLAGFAPTFATGLTPYAPAPALPAYPAAVPAAVPAAVPAAAAFPQAFVPLGAPAASGNTQQTYFATYPQKPLIPVAVPVQPDVPVKVPVVVQKPFYTGFSTVVPNGGLIPGGVYSTGQSVAVSNVQPQFVGIPVVTGSASGITPTLATTLSSGTTQVTQAPQQPWRPVVVNQPVPATPTPPSNAYLPSYATSQGQIYISSTPAPSLHDHHQQQSHHQALLDLDQGSLHHQDGSGAFNGQPYDVASNHGRYTGPSSYDVDITHNGYQKKKK from the exons ATGACCCGAAGACTGATGTtagtgttgctgctggtggcaCTGGTTGCCTTAGATCCAACGTCCGCActacagaagaagaaaaagcgtGGCATTTACCATGGATTGCATGGATTTGCGCTAGCAGGTCATGGTGTCGTGCCATTGCATGGTGTACCGTCGTTACACAAGGGTTACCATCCCAGCCCGTATGCGCGATTCCCCGGTCTACACAAGGGATCGCTCGGTGGAGTGCTTCCGCCCGGATATGCCCTGTTCCCGGGAGGTGCCAGTGTGGCGTCCTATCAGCGCAATTTCCCACGCTATCCTACACTTTACGGGGCTGGTTTATATCCAGGCTTTGGAGTTGCTCCGGTTAAGCCGCTGGCCGGCTTCGCTCCTACCTTCGCCACTGGCCTAACTCCCTATGCTCCCGCACCGGCACTACCCGCCTATCCAGCGGCAGTTCCCGCTGCTGTTCCCGCTGCTGTCCCTGCTGCAGCCGCTTTTCCACAAGCATTCGTACCACTGGGAGCACCGGCGGCCAGCGGTAACACCCAGCAGACATACTTTGCGACCTATCCCCAGAAACCGCTGATTCCGGTTGCGGTTCCCGTACAGCCGGACGTACCCGTGAAGGTACCGGTCGTCGTCCAGAAACCGTTCTACACGGGTTTCTCAACGGTGGTACCGAACGGAGGACTTATACCGGGCGGAGTATACAGCACCGGGCAGTCGGTCGCCGTCTCTAACGTACAGCCCCAGTTCGTGGGTATTCCGGTGGTCACCGGAAGTGCGAGCGGTATTACGCCTACCCTCGCTACGACGCTCAGCTCGGGCACTACGCAAGTCACACAGGCACCCCAACAACCCTGGCgaccggtggtggtgaatCAACCCGTACCAGcgacaccaacaccaccgtcCAACGCGTACCTTCCATCGTACGCTACCTCGCAGGGTCAGATTTACATCAGCAGCACACCGGCCCCATCGCTGCACgatcaccatcagcagcagtcgCATCATCAAGCCTTGCTGGATCTCGATCAGG GATCGCTGCATCACCAGGACGGTAGTGGTGCATTCAACGGACAGCCGTACGATGTTGCCTCAAACCACGGCCGGTACACGGGACCATCCAGCTACGATGTCGATATCACCCACAACGGTtaccagaagaagaaaaagtag
- the LOC128310838 gene encoding eukaryotic translation initiation factor 3 subunit F produces MSTINLPLNLTVRVHPVVLFQIVDAYERRNADSERVIGTLLGSVDKGIVEVTNCFCLPHKEHTDQVEAELGYATDLYELNQRVNASENIVGWWASGQEVTNHSSVIHEYYARECLNPVHLTLDTSLTGARMGIKAYVCVPLGIPGGKSGCMFTPINVEVTSYEPEIVGLQLCMKTIGMQPNPNRPSTVSPMLDLAQVTDASDKLLALLADVLAYVEDVLNGKQQPENTVGRALLDLIHSVPNMTGDQFAQMFNSNVKDLLMVVTLSQLIKTQLQLNEKLTSLTSFLN; encoded by the exons ATGTCGACGATTAATTTGCCATTAAATTTAACCGTACGCGTACATCCGGTAGTGCTGTTCCAGATTGTGGATGCCTACGAACGTCGTAATGCCGATTCGGAACGTGTGATCGGCACATTGCTCG GCTCCGTGGACAAGGGTATCGTCGAGGTAACGAATTGCTTCTGTTTACCGCACAAGGAACACACGGACCAGGTGGAGGCCGAATTGGGCTATGCGACAGATCTGTACGAGTTGAACCAGCGTGTCAATGCGTCGGAAAACATCGTTG GCTGGTGGGCATCGGGCCAGGAGGTTACAAACCACAGCTCCGTCATCCATGAGTATTATGCCCGGGAGTGTTTGAATCCGGTGCATCTAACGCTGGATACATCTCTGACCGGTGCCAGAATGGGCATCAAGGCGTACGTGTGCGTACCGCTGGGCATTCCCGGTGGCAAGAGCGGATGCATGTTCACGCCTATCAACGTGGAGGTGACCAGCTACGAGCCGGAAATTGTCGGTCTGCAGCTGTGCATGAAGACGATCGGCATGCAGCCGAACCCGAACCGTCCATCGACGGTATCACCCATGCTCGATTTAGCACAGGTAACCGATGCGTCGGATAAACTGTTGGCCCTGCTTGCCGATGTGCTGGCCTACGTGGAGGATGTGCTGAACGGAAAGCAGCAACCGGAGAACACGGTCGGCCGTGCGTTGCTCGATCTGATTCACTCCGTACCGAACATGACCGGCGATCAATTTGCGCAAATGTTCAACTCAAACGTCAAGGATCTGTTAATGGTGGTCACGTTGTCTCAGCTAATTAAAACTCAACTGCAATTGAATGAAAAGCTAACGTCACTCACATCGTTCCTGAACTAA
- the LOC128299675 gene encoding autophagy-related protein 9A translates to MTTNRTFDPKTYDTLTNQDTNPFADKRSPTIEEEDTPQVIHVVPETSKARWNHIEDLDSFFTRVYIYHQKHGFYVMMLQKLFELFQFVFVVVLITYMFNCIDYGILFRDKIIELDSKVSLGDAMIGVSECAAKLGAFQWLALVLAGLFWTFRLFKFFYQFFQFWDIKMFYNTALKIEDADLDNLTWHEVQKCIREVQSEIQMSINKEQLTELDIYHRILRFKNYMVAMMNKSLLPATSKLPLLGNVVLMSQALRYNIGLILFWGPWSPFENSWHLREEYKRPSMRNELAAKLSKQILWVAIANFILSPFIFICQLMYFFFNYADLIKKEPGTLGVRCWSQYGKLYLRHFNELDHELDARLTRAYRPAVKYMNSFSSPLLTVIARNIAFDAGGVASLILLLAIYDEDVFQVQHVLTLFTILGMISVIARSLIPDENMVWCPEQLLRNVLAHVHYLPSSWRGFAHSSNVRDQFELFFQLKIMYILNELFSPLVAPFVLLYDLRPKSQQLVDFFRNFTVDVVGVGDVCSFAQMDVRKHGNPDWQIPIVADDKDSENETPLISPDDVAGGGTRIGVPPSAEVHATGVPPSGGHGATPYNQGEHGKTELSLVHFTLTNPTWQMPPEAKQFVQGIKRHALQDLNRQRGMLLGLHNPTAMGQSLLSMESMGAEYSSIIQPILQTHNLSNSQHLGLSMHLGGFGSPVPPMTPAFGPGMMPSTVHHQQPTQHGAGVQSSHQYHFGPQSYDFERMLQQNLTDASTVAPMPSRSTFLADIHENDDETGAPSLAPEVPQASTSSRVQAGSVAPATMGLDPELEGSRFVAPCTDGMVFSTRGGMSRREGPAEGSRNGLLSSLYGDMPTNAPAPYEFTTADMCLSTLYLHELHHNRLRRHGGSLRLDMGSPPPSSSHRPSAVGRFMGQGGFRPFGSVVQPSLVSHPLRTLAPSIIGGETAGPSGSMAGGSSGSIVAAERTPLLGSKKS, encoded by the exons ATGACGACAAATCGTACGTTCGACCCAAAAACGTACGACACGCTCACAAACCAGGACACCAATCCGTTCGCGGACAAACGCTCGCCAACGATCGAGGAAGAGGACACACCGCAGGTCATACATGTCGTGCCGGAGACAAGTAAAG CCCGATGGAACCACATAGAGGATTTGGATTCGTTCTTCACCCGTGTTTACATCTACCACCAGAAGCACGGGTTTTATGTGATGATGCTGCAGAAACTGTTCGAGCTGTTCCAGTTTGTGTTTGTCGTGGTGCTGATCACGTACATGTTTAACTGCATTGACTATGGGATTCTTTTCCG TGATAAGATCATCGAACTTGACTCGAAAGTTTCGCTGGGGGATGCGATGATAGGCGTATCGGAATGTGCGGCCAAGCTTGGTGCATTTCAATGGTTGGCACTAGTGCTCGCTGGTTTGTTTTGGACGTTTCGGTTGTTTAAATTCTTCTatcaatttttccaattttggGACATTAAAATGTTCTATAACACGGCACTTAAGATCGAGGAT GCTGACCTGGACAATCTTACTTGGCACGAGGTACAAAAGTGCATACGAGAAGTGCAATCTGAGATACAGATGAGTATCAACAAAGAGCAACTGACTGAGCTAGATATTTATCATAGAATATTAAG GTTCAAAAACTATATGGTAGCCATGATGAACAAATCATTGCTGCCCGCCACGTCGAAGCTGCCATTACTAGGAAATGTAGTACTAATGAGTCAAGCACTCCGTTACAATATAGGATTAATTCTTTTCT GGGGACCATGGTCACCGTTCGAGAACAGCTGGCATCTGCGGGAAGAATACAAACGACCCAGTATGCGCAATGAACTGGCGGCCAAACTATCGAAACAAATACTGTGGGTCGCAATTGCGAATTTTATACTCTCACCATTCATATTCATCTGCCAGTTGATGTACTTTTTCTTCAACTATGCGGAC CTTATAAAAAAGGAACCCGGTACGCTGGGCGTACGATGTTGGTCGCAGTACGGGAAATTGTACCTACGACACTTCAACGAACTCGACCACGAGCTGGACGCGCGTCTTACCCGTGCTTATCGGCCGGCGGTAAAATATATGAATTCATTTTCATCACCCTTGCTAACTGTTATTGCAAG AAACATCGCTTTTGATGCTGGTGGTGTCGCATCGCTTATATTACTGCTGGCCATCTACGATGAGGACGTGTTTCAGGTGCAACACGTCCTTACTCTCTTCACAATTTTGGGAATGATCAGTGTTATTGCGAG ATCACTGATACCGGATGAGAATATGGTGTGGTGTCCTGAGCAGCTGCTAAGGAATGTGTTGGCTCATGTGCACTATCTTCCATCGTCCTGGCGTGGCTTTGCGCACAGTTCAAATGTTCGCGATcagtttgaattgtttttccaGCTTAAAATT ATGTATATTCTGAACGAACTCTTCAGCCCGCTTGTGGCACCGTTCGTGCTGCTTTACGATTTGAGACCAAAATCTCAACAGCTAGTTGATTTCTTCCGCAACTTCACGGTCGATGTGGTGGGCGTTGGTGACGTGTGTTCCTTCGCACAGATGGATGTCCGCAAGCATGGCAACCCGGACTGGCAGATCCCGATCGTGGCGGATGACAAGGATAGTGAGAATGAAACTCCTCTGATATCTCCGGATGATGTTGCAGGCGGTGGTACTAGGATTGGCGTGCCACCGTCCGCAGAGGTTCATGCCACTGGCGTTCCACCATCCGGAGGGCACGGTGCCACCCCGTACAATCAGGGCGAACACGGTAAAACTGAACTTTCGCTGGTACATTTCACGCTTACCAATCCCACCTGGCAAATGCCACCGGAAGCGAAACAGTTCGTGCAGGGGATTAAGCGCCACGCACTGCAGGATCTCAACCGACAGCGGGGAATGTTGCTCGGTTTGCACAACCCAACAGCAATGGGTCAAAGTTTGCTATCGATGGAAAGCATGGGTGCGGAGTATTCGTCCATCATACAGCCCATATTGCAAACACACAATCTATCAAACTCGCAGCATCTGGGACTATCGATGCATCTCGGTGGGTTCGGTTCACCCGTTCCACCGATGACGCCTGCCTTTGGACCGGGTATGATGCCATCGACCGTGCATCATCAGCAGCCAACGCAACACGGTGCCGGTGTGCAATCGTCCCACCAGTACCATTTCGGACCGCAATCATACGATTTCGAGCGAATGCTGCAGCAGAATCTTACCGACGCCAGTACGGTGGCTCCTATGCCTAGTCGCAGCACTTTCCTAGCGGACATTCATGAGAACGATGACGAAACGGGGGCACCTTCGTTGGCACCAGAGGTTCCGCAAGCAAGCACCAGCAGCCGTGTTCAGGCAGGTAGTGTTGCTCCTGCCACGATGGGATTGGATCCAGAGTTGGAGGGTAGTCGGTTTGTGGCGCCGTGTACCGATGGCATGGTATTCAGCACTCGTGGAGGAATGTCCCGCCGTGAGGGACCTGCGGAAGGTTCTCGCAATGGGTTACTTTCGAG TCTTTATGGCGATATGCCTACCAATGCTCCGGCACCGTACGAATTTACGACTGCCGACATGTGTCTTAGTACGCTGTACCTGCATGAGTTACATCACAATCGT TTGCGACGTCACGGTGGTAGCCTGAGGCTTGATATGGGTTCACCACCCCCATCGTCATCACATCGTCCATCAGCCGTTGGTCGCTTTATGGGACAGGGAGGATTCCGaccgttcggttcggtagTTCAACCATCGCTAGTCAGTCACCCGTTACGTACGCTTGCGCCGAGCATTATCGGTGGCGAAACTGCTGGACCGTCCGGTTCGATGGCGGGCGGTAGCAGTGGATCGATAGTGGCCGCCGAACGAACCCCTTTGCTCGGTAGCAAAAAGTCATAG